From a single Enterobacteriaceae endosymbiont of Donacia bicoloricornis genomic region:
- a CDS encoding DJ-1/PfpI family protein has translation MRKHYSVLIFVTDGIEDIETISSIDILNRSNINVILVSLNNKREIICAYGTKIISDLFFNQITKINFKNIVAIILPGGLQASKFFQKNIFLLKFLKKIKNTNRIIGAICAAPAMVISANNLFPNAKMTGYLGLKYLIPYQQWVKYPVYWDDKYKLLTAQSVKYAITFNLKLVQIILGEKTSLKIEKEL, from the coding sequence ATGAGAAAACATTACTCTGTTCTTATCTTTGTTACAGATGGTATCGAAGATATAGAAACTATATCTTCTATAGATATTTTAAATAGAAGTAATATAAATGTTATATTAGTTAGTCTAAACAATAAACGAGAAATAATATGTGCTTATGGTACAAAAATTATAAGTGATCTTTTTTTTAATCAAATAACAAAAATTAATTTTAAAAATATAGTAGCAATTATTTTGCCAGGTGGATTACAAGCATCAAAATTTTTTCAAAAAAATATTTTTTTGTTAAAATTTTTAAAAAAAATTAAGAATACTAATCGAATAATTGGAGCAATATGTGCTGCTCCTGCTATGGTTATTAGTGCTAATAATTTATTTCCTAATGCTAAAATGACTGGATATTTAGGATTAAAATATTTAATACCATATCAACAGTGGGTAAAATACCCAGTTTATTGGGACGACAAATATAAATTATTAACAGCACAAAGTGTAAAATATGCAATTACATTTAATTTAAAATTAGTACAAATTATTTTAGGGGAAAAAACATCTTTAAAAATTGAAAAAGAATTATAA
- the tadA gene encoding tRNA adenosine(34) deaminase TadA, with amino-acid sequence MKNDIYWMKYALYFAKLAKYNGEIPVGAIIIKNNKIISFGNNNTIKNNDPTAHAEIIALRRAGKYLKNYRLLNTTMYVTLEPCLMCSGAIIMSRISRLVFSTYNKKYSNIGSFVDLLGIYNINYKIKINSGILKKECTSIIHDFFYLKRKKK; translated from the coding sequence ATGAAAAACGATATTTATTGGATGAAGTATGCTTTATATTTTGCTAAATTAGCTAAATATAATGGTGAAATACCAGTAGGAGCAATTATTATAAAAAATAATAAAATAATTTCTTTTGGGAATAATAATACAATTAAAAATAATGATCCTACAGCACATGCCGAAATAATAGCTTTAAGAAGAGCTGGAAAATATTTAAAAAACTATAGGTTATTAAATACTACTATGTATGTTACATTAGAACCATGTTTAATGTGTTCTGGAGCTATAATTATGAGTAGAATTTCTCGTTTAGTATTTAGTACTTATAATAAAAAGTATAGTAATATAGGATCTTTTGTAGATTTATTAGGAATTTATAATATTAATTATAAAATAAAAATAAATTCTGGAATTTTAAAAAAAGAATGTACGAGTATTATACATGATTTTTTTTATTTAAAAAGAAAAAAAAAATAA
- the hisS gene encoding histidine--tRNA ligase, producing the protein MIKKITAIHGMHDYLFPNTLIWKNIENTIENTLNNYGYQEIKLPILEKSELFKKTIGEYTDIIEKEMYTLLDKNNNSLTLRPEGTAGFIRAIIEHNNFFQNKRFWYNGPMFRYERPQKGRYRQFHQIGVEIIGLKSPYIDAEIIIMINNIWKKLNIIDNIFLEINSLGSLKDRKKYVKKLTLFLENNSHLLDLKDRRKIYTNPLRILDSKNKNIKILLKNAPKLQDYLNDKSINKFKKLCKILNFMNIKFTINNYLVRGLDYYNDIVFEWKTTNIGKGNSKTICGGGRYDKLINKMSNKKINNGIGCAIGIERLILLVEMIQSLKIDIKYLVDIFLIPMENNHILKKILVIGELIRNKFPKLRIITSYLFKNLKKQIIQANKYKSHFIIIIGQKEIDNNSIIIKNLFLKKQTIIPENKLIFYLKKIFY; encoded by the coding sequence GTGATAAAAAAAATTACAGCAATTCATGGTATGCATGATTATTTATTTCCAAATACTTTAATATGGAAAAATATTGAAAATACTATTGAAAATACTCTAAATAATTATGGGTATCAAGAAATTAAGTTACCTATTTTAGAAAAAAGTGAATTATTTAAAAAAACTATTGGAGAATATACAGATATTATAGAAAAGGAAATGTATACTTTATTAGATAAAAATAATAATTCTTTAACTTTACGTCCAGAAGGTACAGCTGGCTTCATTAGAGCTATTATAGAACATAATAATTTTTTTCAAAATAAACGTTTTTGGTATAATGGACCTATGTTTCGTTATGAAAGACCACAAAAAGGTAGATATAGACAATTTCATCAAATTGGTGTTGAAATAATTGGATTAAAATCTCCTTATATTGATGCTGAAATTATTATAATGATTAATAATATATGGAAAAAATTAAATATTATAGATAATATTTTTTTAGAAATTAATTCTCTAGGTTCTTTAAAAGATAGAAAAAAATATGTAAAAAAATTAACATTATTTTTAGAAAATAATTCTCATCTTTTAGATTTAAAAGATAGAAGAAAAATTTATACAAATCCTTTAAGAATTTTAGATAGCAAAAATAAAAATATTAAAATTTTATTAAAAAATGCTCCAAAATTACAAGATTATCTTAATGATAAAAGTATAAATAAATTTAAAAAATTATGTAAAATTTTAAATTTTATGAATATAAAATTTACTATAAATAATTATTTAGTCAGAGGATTAGATTACTATAATGATATAGTATTTGAATGGAAAACTACTAATATAGGAAAGGGAAATTCTAAAACTATATGTGGTGGAGGAAGATATGATAAATTAATTAATAAAATGAGTAATAAAAAAATTAATAATGGTATTGGTTGCGCTATTGGAATAGAACGTTTAATTTTATTAGTAGAAATGATACAATCCTTAAAAATAGATATTAAATATCTAGTTGATATTTTTTTAATACCAATGGAAAATAATCATATTTTAAAAAAAATTTTAGTTATTGGGGAATTAATTAGAAATAAATTTCCTAAACTTAGGATAATTACTAGTTATCTTTTTAAAAATTTAAAAAAACAAATTATTCAAGCAAATAAATATAAATCACATTTTATAATTATAATAGGGCAAAAAGAAATAGATAATAATTCTATTATTATTAAAAATTTATTTTTAAAAAAACAAACAATTATACCAGAAAATAAATTAATATTTTATTTGAAAAAAATATTTTATTAA
- the glyA gene encoding serine hydroxymethyltransferase, with amino-acid sequence MKKSKKISNSDIEIFNLIYKESKRQEENINLIASENYTSHNVMLVQGSILTNKYAEGYPNNRYYGGCKYIDQIESIAIKRAKKLFNADYVNVQPHSGSQANFAVYMALLKPGDIIMGLEHSHGGHLTHGSQVNFSGKFYKNISYKTNIQGIIDYNHLLKLAKKYKPKMIIGGFSSYSRICDWNKMRSIADIVNAYFFVDISHIAGLIIAGLYPNPLPYAHVVTSTTHKTLSGPRGGIILSSKKNKHLFKKFDKSVFPGSQGGPLMHIIAAKAIAFKEALTPNFIRYQKQILKNAKLMVKILKKNNYKIISNETDNHLFIIDLTNKNITGLEAELLLEKYNIIVNKNSIPNDINPPSITSGIRIGTPAITKRGFKKKEIYILCQYIINILNEKNKYYQNIKNDILKLCKLFPVYN; translated from the coding sequence TTGAAAAAAAGTAAAAAAATATCAAATTCTGATATAGAAATTTTTAATTTAATATATAAAGAATCAAAAAGACAAGAAGAAAATATTAATTTAATAGCTTCAGAAAATTATACATCACATAATGTTATGTTAGTTCAAGGATCTATATTAACTAATAAATATGCAGAAGGATATCCAAATAATAGATATTACGGAGGTTGTAAATATATTGATCAAATTGAGAGTATTGCTATAAAAAGAGCTAAAAAATTATTCAATGCAGATTATGTAAATGTACAACCACATTCAGGATCACAAGCTAATTTTGCTGTATATATGGCTTTATTAAAACCTGGAGATATTATTATGGGATTAGAACATTCACATGGAGGCCATTTAACACATGGATCTCAAGTCAATTTTTCAGGAAAATTTTATAAAAATATATCATATAAAACTAATATACAAGGTATAATTGATTATAATCATTTATTAAAATTAGCAAAAAAATATAAACCAAAAATGATTATTGGCGGTTTTTCTTCCTATTCAAGGATATGTGATTGGAATAAAATGAGAAGTATTGCAGATATAGTAAATGCATATTTTTTTGTTGATATTTCTCATATTGCTGGATTAATTATTGCGGGATTATATCCAAATCCATTACCTTATGCTCATGTAGTTACTAGTACAACACATAAAACATTATCTGGACCTAGAGGAGGTATTATATTATCATCAAAAAAAAATAAACATTTATTTAAAAAATTTGATAAATCTGTTTTTCCTGGGAGTCAAGGAGGACCATTAATGCATATTATTGCAGCTAAAGCAATAGCTTTTAAAGAAGCATTAACACCTAATTTTATTAGATATCAAAAACAAATTTTAAAAAATGCAAAATTAATGGTAAAAATATTAAAAAAAAATAACTATAAAATAATTTCTAATGAAACTGATAATCATCTATTTATTATAGATTTAACAAATAAGAATATTACAGGTTTAGAAGCTGAATTATTATTAGAAAAATATAATATTATTGTTAATAAAAATAGTATACCTAATGATATAAATCCTCCAAGTATTACCTCTGGTATAAGAATAGGAACTCCAGCTATTACAAAAAGAGGTTTTAAAAAAAAAGAAATATATATATTATGTCAATATATTATAAATATTTTAAATGAAAAAAATAAATATTATCAAAATATAAAAAATGATATTCTAAAATTGTGTAAATTATTCCCTGTATATAATTAA
- the dnaB gene encoding replicative DNA helicase, protein MKQFKKDLQIEKIKIPPHSIEAEQSILGGLMLDNNRWEYIIEKIIVDDFFILSHRIIFNEMNYLIELGKPIDLITLSESLENKKKLNQVGGFAYLAELSKNIPSISNIYAYADIVHERAIVREMISVANEIAEDGYYPNGRNSEYLLNLAESRVFRIAEKRFSKNTKPKNLEEILDVTISKIESFYNSPKKGITGIDTGYHELNKKTSGLQNSDLIIIAARPAMGKTTLAMNICEHTAISQEKPVLIFSLEMPCEQIMIRMLASLSRVNQSKIRTGQLNDDDWKKISNTMGILLKKKNIYIDDSSELTPTEIRLRSRRIFKEHNGLSLIMVDYLQLMRVPSLSFNRTLEISEISRSLKSLAKELHVPVVALSQLNRSLEQRSDKRPMNSDLRESGSIEQDADLIMFIYRDEVYNENTNLHGIAEIIIGKQRNGPIGTIKLVFNNQITRFDNYSNYYNNENI, encoded by the coding sequence ATGAAACAATTTAAAAAAGATCTACAAATTGAAAAAATTAAAATTCCTCCTCATTCTATAGAAGCAGAACAATCAATATTAGGAGGATTAATGTTAGATAACAATCGTTGGGAATATATTATAGAGAAAATAATAGTAGATGATTTTTTTATTTTATCGCACAGAATAATTTTTAATGAAATGAATTATTTAATAGAATTAGGTAAACCTATTGATTTAATAACACTTTCTGAATCTCTAGAAAACAAAAAAAAATTAAATCAGGTAGGAGGATTTGCATATTTAGCTGAATTATCAAAAAATATTCCTAGTATATCAAATATATATGCCTATGCTGATATTGTTCATGAACGTGCTATAGTTAGAGAAATGATATCTGTTGCGAATGAAATAGCAGAAGATGGATATTATCCAAATGGTAGAAATAGTGAATATTTATTAAATTTAGCTGAATCTCGTGTATTTAGAATTGCAGAAAAACGTTTTAGTAAAAATACTAAACCAAAAAATTTAGAAGAAATTTTAGATGTGACTATTTCTAAAATTGAATCTTTTTATAATTCACCTAAAAAAGGTATTACCGGGATTGATACTGGATATCATGAATTAAATAAAAAAACATCAGGATTACAAAATTCTGATCTTATTATAATTGCAGCACGTCCTGCTATGGGTAAAACTACCCTTGCAATGAATATTTGCGAACATACAGCAATCTCTCAAGAGAAACCTGTATTAATATTTAGTTTAGAAATGCCTTGCGAACAAATCATGATTCGTATGCTTGCATCTCTTTCACGTGTAAATCAAAGTAAAATTAGAACAGGACAATTAAATGATGATGATTGGAAAAAAATATCAAATACTATGGGTATTTTATTAAAAAAAAAAAATATATATATTGATGATTCTTCAGAATTAACTCCTACAGAAATTAGATTACGTTCTAGAAGAATATTTAAAGAACATAACGGGTTAAGTTTAATCATGGTAGATTATTTACAATTAATGAGAGTTCCTTCATTATCTTTTAATAGAACATTAGAAATATCTGAAATTTCTCGTTCATTGAAATCTTTAGCTAAAGAATTACATGTTCCAGTTGTTGCTTTATCTCAATTAAACAGATCTTTAGAACAAAGATCTGATAAACGTCCTATGAATTCTGATTTAAGAGAATCTGGTTCAATAGAACAAGATGCAGATCTTATTATGTTTATTTATAGAGATGAAGTGTATAACGAAAATACTAATTTACATGGTATAGCTGAAATTATTATAGGAAAACAAAGAAATGGTCCTATTGGTACTATAAAATTAGTTTTTAATAATCAAATTACACGTTTCGATAATTATTCAAATTATTATAATAATGAAAATATTTGA
- a CDS encoding PQQ-binding-like beta-propeller repeat protein produces the protein MKIKLSKLMILIFIFCSICLTSCTYEKDSFFHKKNNSLSKLDKIKLKLIWQNKIGKNNIILNKLNPFYYKGFLYLANSNGYICCINVKTGKIIWHINLINRYCFFSSCKYEYITSGPIISNNYLYVGNKQGKIFAINIKTKSIVWTQNVFSEILSNFVIRKNILVVNSIGNILQGLNKNNGKILWTVNLGDFNTFAIRGLSTPVLFFDNIITGSDNGLISSRIVSNGSLVWEQNLLRFSDTNNFIDINDIDVQPVIYNEVVYATSYNGTFTALNLSTGDVIWEKIYFTHKNFIVDKNNIYLIDSKNRILALNALNGNLIWKQDQFKNNKIDNLFIYKKKIFFTNNKGFLYWIDPKKGFLLGNKRIDKYKINFILLIKNKLIIQTLYNKIYLFKILIT, from the coding sequence ATGAAAATAAAATTATCAAAATTAATGATATTAATATTTATTTTTTGTTCTATTTGTTTAACTTCTTGTACATATGAAAAAGATAGTTTTTTTCATAAAAAAAATAATTCATTATCTAAATTAGATAAAATAAAATTAAAATTAATTTGGCAAAATAAAATAGGAAAAAATAATATTATTTTAAATAAGTTAAATCCTTTTTATTATAAAGGATTTTTATATTTAGCTAATAGTAATGGATATATTTGTTGTATAAATGTTAAAACAGGAAAAATTATTTGGCATATTAATTTAATAAATAGATATTGTTTTTTTTCGTCTTGTAAATATGAATATATTACTTCCGGACCTATAATTTCAAATAATTATTTGTATGTAGGTAATAAACAAGGAAAAATTTTTGCAATAAATATAAAAACAAAATCTATAGTTTGGACACAAAATGTATTTAGTGAAATATTATCTAATTTTGTAATTAGAAAAAATATATTAGTAGTAAATAGTATTGGTAATATTTTACAGGGTTTGAATAAAAATAATGGTAAAATTTTATGGACAGTTAATTTAGGAGATTTCAATACATTTGCTATAAGAGGCTTATCTACTCCTGTACTTTTTTTCGATAATATAATTACTGGTAGTGATAATGGATTAATTAGTTCTCGCATAGTTTCTAATGGATCATTAGTTTGGGAACAGAATTTATTAAGATTTAGTGATACAAATAATTTTATTGATATAAATGATATTGATGTACAACCAGTTATATATAATGAAGTTGTTTATGCAACATCTTATAACGGTACTTTTACAGCTTTAAATTTAAGTACTGGTGATGTTATTTGGGAAAAAATATATTTTACTCATAAAAATTTTATTGTAGATAAAAATAATATCTATTTAATAGATTCTAAAAATAGAATATTAGCATTAAATGCACTAAACGGTAATTTAATATGGAAACAAGATCAATTTAAAAATAATAAAATTGATAATTTATTTATTTATAAAAAAAAAATTTTTTTTACAAATAATAAAGGATTTTTATATTGGATAGATCCTAAAAAAGGATTTTTACTTGGAAATAAAAGAATTGATAAATATAAAATAAATTTTATTTTATTAATAAAAAATAAATTAATTATACAAACTTTATATAATAAAATATATTTATTTAAAATTTTAATAACATAA
- the der gene encoding ribosome biogenesis GTPase Der: MKYKYPIITILGDSNVGKSSLYNILIKKYDSLVNKIPNFTIDRKYENAQIKNYKFICVDTISYNKFEQKKSLIKEQILLSIKESNIILLMIKGDKLNITDYKIINYIRKYNKKIIIIVNIKKKYFLDNEFYSLGIDFYQIDIMNKNDILKFKKILFFHINKIYIKKNFLNKSNTKFLVKNKNNNIKLAIVGMQNVGKSTLINKFVNEKRTIIDNMPGTTRENISISLNHLNKNITVIDTAGIKKKNKITNQIEKISIIESYKTIKVSNIILYIIDGEKKIFCNQDIKIIKYIISQKKPIIILINKIDLIKDKDIFFIKNLIKKKFKYFPIISISAKFILNLEQIFKLIYKIYNISKKIYSTSKLMKILNLATKVVLPPIYNGRRIKLKYIHQLKSNFLIFKIHGNQLLKLNNNYKNYLINFFYKKLQCIGSIINFKFQENKNPYK; this comes from the coding sequence ATGAAATATAAATATCCTATTATTACTATACTAGGTGATAGTAATGTAGGAAAATCTTCTTTATATAATATTTTAATTAAAAAATATGATTCGTTAGTTAATAAAATACCAAATTTTACAATAGATAGAAAATATGAGAATGCTCAAATTAAAAACTATAAATTTATTTGTGTGGATACAATAAGTTATAATAAATTCGAACAAAAAAAATCTTTAATAAAAGAACAAATTTTGTTATCGATTAAAGAATCAAATATAATTTTATTAATGATAAAAGGAGATAAACTTAATATTACAGATTATAAAATTATTAATTACATTAGAAAATATAATAAAAAAATAATTATTATTGTGAATATAAAAAAAAAATATTTTTTGGATAATGAATTTTATTCTTTAGGTATAGATTTCTATCAAATAGATATCATGAATAAAAATGATATTTTAAAATTTAAAAAAATATTATTTTTTCATATAAATAAAATTTATATAAAAAAAAATTTTTTAAATAAATCAAATACTAAATTTTTAGTAAAAAATAAAAATAATAATATTAAACTAGCTATTGTAGGTATGCAAAATGTAGGAAAATCTACTTTAATAAATAAATTTGTTAATGAAAAAAGAACAATTATTGATAATATGCCTGGTACAACAAGAGAAAACATTTCAATATCATTAAATCATTTAAATAAAAATATTACTGTAATTGATACAGCAGGTATAAAAAAAAAAAATAAAATTACAAATCAAATAGAAAAAATCTCAATTATTGAATCTTATAAAACCATAAAAGTATCTAATATTATTTTATATATAATTGATGGAGAAAAAAAAATTTTTTGTAACCAAGATATAAAAATAATAAAATATATTATTTCACAAAAAAAACCAATTATTATTTTAATAAATAAAATAGATCTTATTAAAGATAAAGATATTTTCTTTATAAAAAATCTTATAAAAAAAAAATTTAAGTATTTTCCTATAATTTCTATTTCTGCTAAATTTATTCTAAATTTAGAACAAATATTTAAACTAATATATAAAATATATAATATTTCAAAAAAAATATATAGTACTTCTAAACTCATGAAAATTTTAAATTTAGCTACTAAAGTAGTTTTACCACCCATATATAATGGTCGACGTATAAAATTAAAATATATACATCAATTAAAAAGTAATTTCTTAATATTTAAGATACATGGTAATCAATTATTAAAATTAAATAATAATTATAAAAATTATTTAATAAATTTTTTTTATAAAAAATTACAATGTATTGGTAGTATTATAAATTTTAAATTTCAAGAAAATAAAAATCCATATAAATAA
- the cysS gene encoding cysteine--tRNA ligase, which produces MLKIFNTLSRKKEIFTPINKKKVRIYVCGVTPYDICHIGHGRTFIVFDIIIRYLKFLGYKVYYIRNITDIDDKIIELAKKKNKSIKYVTQNIIKKISKDFNNLNITSPNFEPKVTDHIKDIIFTIKKLLINNTAYIAKNGDIMFSIKKYPNYGILSKQNTKLLKLNIKIKNFNVKKNYKDFVLWKLTNESNIGWDSPWGYGRPGWHIECSTLSYKYLGKNFDIHGGGSDLMFPHHENEIAQSFCIDKKFYVNYWIHTGMIIINNTKMSKSLKNTFKIKDILSKYNEEVIRYFLTITHYRKPIIFSENKLKQAQLAIQKLYTSLFYKKNIFIIKNIRNNFFLLEQKFYESINDDFNTPKAYSILFKISKKINIAYKQKKYLIANYFILKLKKLGNILGILFYNPKNYLQNNKNSLSFYGKDKIEKLIKKRNIARIHKLWAEADLIRNKLKKNNILLEDTNFGTIWKKKI; this is translated from the coding sequence ATGTTAAAAATTTTTAATACATTAAGTAGAAAAAAAGAAATATTTACTCCTATTAATAAAAAAAAAGTAAGAATTTATGTATGTGGGGTAACTCCATACGATATTTGTCATATTGGTCATGGTAGAACTTTTATTGTATTTGATATAATTATCAGATATTTAAAATTTTTAGGATATAAAGTTTATTATATAAGAAATATTACTGACATTGATGATAAAATTATAGAATTAGCAAAAAAAAAAAATAAAAGCATAAAATATGTTACACAAAATATTATTAAAAAAATATCAAAAGATTTTAATAATTTAAATATTACATCTCCTAATTTTGAACCTAAAGTTACTGATCATATAAAGGATATTATTTTTACAATAAAAAAATTATTAATAAATAATACTGCATATATTGCTAAAAATGGTGATATTATGTTTTCTATTAAAAAATATCCAAATTATGGAATTTTATCTAAACAAAATACAAAATTACTAAAATTAAATATAAAAATTAAAAATTTTAATGTTAAAAAAAATTATAAAGATTTTGTTTTATGGAAATTAACAAATGAATCTAATATAGGTTGGGATTCCCCATGGGGTTATGGACGCCCAGGATGGCATATAGAATGTTCAACTTTAAGTTATAAATATTTAGGAAAAAATTTTGATATACATGGGGGCGGTAGTGATTTAATGTTTCCTCATCATGAAAATGAAATTGCACAATCTTTTTGTATAGATAAAAAATTTTATGTTAATTATTGGATACATACTGGAATGATTATTATTAATAATACAAAAATGTCTAAATCATTAAAAAATACTTTTAAAATAAAAGATATATTATCAAAATATAATGAAGAAGTTATTAGATATTTTTTAACAATTACTCACTATCGAAAACCTATTATATTTAGTGAAAATAAATTAAAACAAGCTCAATTAGCTATCCAAAAATTATATACTTCTTTATTTTATAAAAAAAATATTTTTATCATAAAAAATATAAGAAACAATTTTTTTTTATTAGAACAAAAATTCTATGAATCTATAAATGATGATTTTAATACTCCAAAAGCATATAGTATTTTGTTTAAAATATCTAAAAAAATTAATATTGCTTATAAACAAAAAAAATATTTAATTGCTAATTATTTTATTTTAAAATTAAAAAAATTAGGTAATATTTTAGGAATCTTATTTTATAATCCAAAAAATTATCTACAAAATAATAAAAATTCACTTAGTTTTTATGGTAAAGATAAAATTGAAAAATTAATTAAAAAACGTAATATTGCTCGTATTCATAAATTATGGGCTGAAGCTGATTTAATTAGAAATAAATTAAAAAAAAATAATATTCTTTTAGAAGATACTAATTTTGGAACAATATGGAAAAAAAAAATTTAA
- the dusA gene encoding tRNA dihydrouridine(20/20a) synthase DusA, with product MIIYYVINNIFNTSIINMKKNIPYFKFEIAPMLKKTNKHCRYFYRKLTKKSLLYTEMIHCNFIKKNPVILLENKNIDNIVLQIAGNNPKLLSLCARKAEKIGYKEINLNLGCPSLRAQKNNFGACLMYKPLIVSDCIKSMSDNVSIPITVKMRIGINNNNNYDFLYKFIDLLINSGCKRFIIHARTALLYKNINTKKNLIIPKLNYKIIYKIKKSFSNIKISINGGIKTLLDIKKHLKYVDGVMMGREIFKNPMMLVDIDKFIYHNKSFIKNPIIIVESMFSYIEKELKKGTSLITIIKPLLNIFYGIYGAHNFKNFIFNQKKNNLDVLKKALSFIRIKE from the coding sequence TTGATTATTTATTATGTAATAAATAATATTTTTAATACATCAATTATAAATATGAAAAAAAATATTCCATATTTTAAATTTGAAATAGCTCCTATGTTAAAAAAAACAAATAAACATTGTAGATATTTTTATCGTAAATTAACTAAAAAATCACTTTTATATACGGAAATGATTCATTGTAATTTTATTAAAAAAAATCCAGTTATTTTATTAGAAAATAAAAATATTGATAATATTGTATTACAAATAGCTGGTAATAATCCAAAATTATTATCTTTATGTGCTAGGAAAGCAGAAAAAATAGGATATAAAGAAATTAATTTAAATTTAGGTTGTCCCTCTTTAAGAGCTCAAAAAAATAATTTTGGTGCATGTTTAATGTATAAACCTTTAATTGTATCAGATTGTATAAAATCTATGAGTGATAATGTTTCTATTCCTATTACTGTAAAAATGCGTATTGGGATTAATAATAATAATAATTATGATTTTTTATATAAATTTATTGATTTATTAATAAATAGTGGATGTAAAAGATTTATTATTCATGCAAGAACAGCTTTACTTTACAAAAACATTAATACAAAAAAAAATTTAATAATTCCAAAATTAAATTATAAAATTATTTACAAAATAAAAAAAAGTTTTTCAAATATCAAAATTTCAATTAATGGAGGTATTAAAACTTTATTAGATATAAAAAAACATTTAAAATATGTTGATGGGGTTATGATGGGTAGGGAAATTTTTAAAAATCCTATGATGTTAGTAGATATAGATAAATTTATTTATCATAATAAATCTTTTATTAAAAATCCTATAATAATAGTAGAATCTATGTTTTCCTATATAGAAAAAGAATTAAAAAAAGGTACTTCTTTAATAACTATTATTAAACCTTTATTAAATATTTTTTATGGTATTTATGGAGCACATAATTTTAAAAATTTTATTTTTAATCAGAAAAAAAATAATTTAGATGTTTTAAAAAAAGCACTTTCTTTTATAAGAATAAAAGAATAA
- the nusB gene encoding transcription antitermination factor NusB, translating into MKFIGRYYSRKYALQAIYSWQLSKNNFNDIKYYFLNESIKNINIIDIDYFNDLINGVIVNSFYLDNIMKPFLSRKLFELGQIEKAILRISSYELINRLDVPHKVIINESICLAKKFGGVENSYKFINGVLDKIANKLRI; encoded by the coding sequence GTGAAATTTATTGGTAGATATTATTCTAGAAAATATGCTTTACAAGCAATTTATTCTTGGCAATTGTCTAAAAATAATTTTAATGATATTAAATATTATTTTCTAAATGAATCAATAAAAAATATCAATATTATTGATATTGATTATTTTAATGATTTAATAAATGGTGTTATAGTTAATAGTTTTTATTTAGATAATATAATGAAACCATTTTTATCTCGTAAATTATTTGAATTAGGACAAATTGAAAAAGCAATTTTACGTATTTCTTCATACGAATTAATAAATCGTTTAGATGTTCCACATAAAGTAATAATTAATGAAAGTATTTGTCTTGCAAAAAAATTTGGAGGAGTAGAAAATAGTTATAAATTTATTAATGGGGTATTAGATAAGATTGCAAATAAATTAAGAATTTAA